The Tautonia plasticadhaerens nucleotide sequence GCCGCGGTCGACCGTCCTCGCCGTGATCGTCGGGCGAGACGAGCCGGCCCCCCTCGACCAAAAACACATTGGTCCGGCTCCCCTCCAGGATCGCCCCGGACCCGAGTCGGGAGAGGTTCTCATCATAGCCGAGCCCCCGGGCCTCCTCGAACGCGAGCCGGCGAGACCAGTAGTTCAGCGCCTTCGACCGCAAGAGCCGGTCGTCCTCGGCGGGGAACCAGGTCGCGCAGGCCCTCGCGCCGGGCCGGCCCGGTGGGGGCGGCAGTGGACGACTCCTCATCCAGATCCTCCCCGGCCTCCCGTCGTCGAAGCCTCCTGAGAGCGTGATCCGGAGCGTGCGATCGTCGAGGCTCCCTCCCTCCCCGAGGAGGGACCGCACCGCGGCCTCGTCCGGCAGGTCGCCCTCGTCGAACGGGATCCCCAGCTCCCGGGCCGATCGGCGCAACCGGCCCAGGTGCCGTTGCAGCAGGGTCGGCCGGCCGTCCCAGGTCCGGAGCGTCTCGAAGAGGCCGAGCCCGTGCTCGAACGCCCGGTCCAGCACGCTGATCGCCGGCGCCTCGTCGGGGACGACCTCCCCCCGGACCCAGATCATGCCCGGCCCTCCAGCACGTCCCGCATCGCCCGGCCCTTGTGCATCGTCTCCTCGAATTCGAGCTGCGGGTCGCTGTCGGCCACGATCCCGCCGCCGACCTGGTAGCGGACCCGGGGGCCCTCGACCACCATCGTCCGGATCGCGATGTTGAACGCGGCGTTTCCCCCCGCGCCGAAGTAGCCGATCGCCCCGGTATAGACCCCCCGACGGCTCGGCTCCAGCTCGTCGATGATTTCCATCGCCCGGATCTTCGGCGCCCCGGTGATCGACCCCCCCGGGAAGACGGCCCGGACCACCTCGATCGGCCCGACCCCCGGCCTCAGCCTCCCCTCGATCGTGGCGACCTGGTGGTGCACCGTCTCGAAGCTCTCGATCACCGACGGCTCCGTCACCCGGACCGACCCGAAGGCGCAGACCCTCCCCAGGTCGTTCCGCTCCAGGTCGACGATCATCGCCAGCTCGGCCCGGTCCTTAGGGCTGTCGACCAGCTCGGCCCGCATCGCCCGGTCCTCCTCCGGGGTCGCCCCCCGGGGCCTCGTCCCCTTGATCGGCCGGGTGATGATGTGATCTCCCCGGGTCCGGTAGAACAGCTCCGGGCTGGAGCTGACCACCGCCCGGCCCTCCCCGAACCGCAGGTAGGCCGAGTACGGCGAGGGGCTCCGATGCCGGAGCCTCCGGTACAGGTCCAGGGGCTCGGGCCGGCCGATCGCCGTGAAGCGCTGGGAGATGTTCGCCTGGAAGATGTCGCCCGCGTGGATGTAGTCGACCGCCCGGCGGACCGCCCCACGGTACCCCTCCGGCGAAAAATTGCTGGTCGGCGGGGCCTCGAATCCCGACCTCGGCAGGCTCCTGGGCGGCCGTCGCAGCGCCTCCAGCCAGGACCTCACGCGATAATCGACCCGGTCGGCCGACTCCCCGAGGACGTTCGTCACCCAGAGCTTCGCCTCGCCCGACCGGTGGTCGACGGCCACGAACGTGTCGTAGAGCCCGAACGCCAGGTCGGGGACCGCGTCCTCCTTCGGGGCCTTCCGGGGGACCCGCTCGATCCATCGGGCCAGGTCGTAGCCGAGGTACCCGATCAGGCCCCCCAGGAACGGCGGGCGATCGCCCCCACCCGGGCCCTCCTCGACCGGCCGACCCAACCCGAGCCGGTCGACCAGTCGGTCCAGCCCGACCAGCGGGTCTCCCCGGCCGAACTCCCAACGCTCCGGGAAGATTGCCTGCCGCTCCTCGTCCATCCCCCGGTACGCGAACCGCCATCGGTCCATCGTCAGAAACGGCACGTCGAACATCCCGGCCGGACGGGCGGCGAGGATGCTCCAACGCCCGGCGTCGCCGAAGCCGGGGCCCCCTTCGAGCAAGGCCGCGCCGGGCATCTCGCCGACCCGCATCGCGAGCCGATCGGCGGGCAGGTCGATCGGGATCACGATCG carries:
- a CDS encoding aminotransferase class IV — its product is MIWVRGEVVPDEAPAISVLDRAFEHGLGLFETLRTWDGRPTLLQRHLGRLRRSARELGIPFDEGDLPDEAAVRSLLGEGGSLDDRTLRITLSGGFDDGRPGRIWMRSRPLPPPPGRPGARACATWFPAEDDRLLRSKALNYWSRRLAFEEARGLGYDENLSRLGSGAILEGSRTNVFLVEGGRLVSPDDHGEDGRPRPMLPGIMRSVVLERAAAMGLSVDPGTLVTLDDFRRADECFLTNAVRGIIPVVQLGPLGTGLAEPICYIHPGPVTRRLMDDLHAWLRSEDAR
- the pabB gene encoding aminodeoxychorismate synthase component I, translating into MPEPDRPAFEPPIVIPIDLPADRLAMRVGEMPGAALLEGGPGFGDAGRWSILAARPAGMFDVPFLTMDRWRFAYRGMDEERQAIFPERWEFGRGDPLVGLDRLVDRLGLGRPVEEGPGGGDRPPFLGGLIGYLGYDLARWIERVPRKAPKEDAVPDLAFGLYDTFVAVDHRSGEAKLWVTNVLGESADRVDYRVRSWLEALRRPPRSLPRSGFEAPPTSNFSPEGYRGAVRRAVDYIHAGDIFQANISQRFTAIGRPEPLDLYRRLRHRSPSPYSAYLRFGEGRAVVSSSPELFYRTRGDHIITRPIKGTRPRGATPEEDRAMRAELVDSPKDRAELAMIVDLERNDLGRVCAFGSVRVTEPSVIESFETVHHQVATIEGRLRPGVGPIEVVRAVFPGGSITGAPKIRAMEIIDELEPSRRGVYTGAIGYFGAGGNAAFNIAIRTMVVEGPRVRYQVGGGIVADSDPQLEFEETMHKGRAMRDVLEGRA